A part of Podarcis muralis chromosome 15, rPodMur119.hap1.1, whole genome shotgun sequence genomic DNA contains:
- the MTMR4 gene encoding phosphatidylinositol-3,5-bisphosphate 3-phosphatase MTMR4 isoform X2, which translates to MGEEGPPSLEYIQAKDLFPHKELIKEEESLQVPFSVLQGEGVEYLGHASDAIIAISNYRLHIKFKDSVINVPLRMMESVESRDMFQLHIVCKDSKVVRCHFSTFKQCQEWLKRLSRAIARPTRPEDLFAFAYHAWCLGVCADEEDQHAHLCRPGDHVKYRFEMELTRMGFDLQNVWRVSDINNNYKLCTSYPQKLLVPVWITDKELENVASFRSWKRIPAVVYRHLRNGAVIARCSQPEISWWGWRNADDEYLVTSIAKACALNPGQRLAGGTPHSGLSDGNEACDAGFDSSLTACSSVESSATPQKLLILDARSYTAAVANRAKGGGCECEEYYPNCEVVFMGMANIHSIRNSFQYLRAVCSQMPDPSNWLSALESTKWLQHLSVMLKAAVLVSNAVDREGRPVLVHCSDGWDRTPQIVTLAKILLDPYYRTMEGFQVLVESDWLDYGHKFGDRCGHQEKAEDQNEQCPVFLQWLDSVHQLLKQFPCLFEFNEAFLVKLVQHTYSCLYGTFLGNSPCEREIHNIAKRTCSVWSLLRAGNKNFHNLLYMPGSEQVLHPVCHVRALHLWTAVYLPASSPCPLGEEGMDLYLPSGSQSQEFSSRSLDRLPKTRSMDDLLSACDPSSLLTRTSSDPNLNNHCQDVRVSLEPRHPGAEETAAGKESVGEEPPQVPPQQQEEKEVRPLPVASDGNSENNRTEQPQTSQDHRGSQQLNGVSPKVETVSPEAVEGPCPTQNASQLTKPLGEVTGTDEQLGKFLCNDAKDVGLESNGPLDLAEPCCPDTSLQPSVGGPRWIPPAPSVPRQDAPGCRKEEEDGKSGRVRHGEEGSQTGKAQLELWRKGISQSQTSEFSFLGASWDSFQGMGTSLPGGDVGPRRLLSYGCCNKRLSSRHFWASGLCLSGQWPLKESAKPPGCSSHSGTHCAGYAGKSSKVWLPCHLKQALGSKHAPPSSPSPVPPLYLDDDGLPFPTDVIQHRLRQIEATYKQEVEQLRRQVRELQLRLDIRHCYPPPAEPQMDYEDDFTCLKESDGSENEDFYSDHSEDCLSEASWEPVDKRETEVTRWVPDHMASHCFNCDCEFWLAKRRHHCRNCGNVFCASCCHLKLPIPDQQLYDPVLVCNTCYDHIQVSRARELMSQHLKKPIATASS; encoded by the exons GTGCCATTTTTCTACTTTTAAGCAATGCCAGGAGTGGCTGAAAAGGCTGAGCCGAGCCATCGCTCGCCCTACCAGGCCGGAAGACCTGTTTGCGTTTGCTTACCATGCCTGGTGCTTGGGGGTTTGTGCTGATGAGGAGGACCAGCATGCCCACCTCTGCCGCCCTG GAGACCACGTGAAATACCGCTTTGAGATGGAGCTAACTCGGATGGGCTTTGACTTGCAAAATGTGTGGAGGGTTTCTGACATCAATAACAACTACAA GTTGTGCACCAGCTACCCTCAGAAACTCCTGGTTCCTGTTTGGATCACTGACAAGGAGCTGGAGAACGTGGCTTCCTTTCGATCGTGGAAGCGAATTCCAGCAGTTGTGTATAG ACATTTGCGCAACGGGGCGGTGATTGCGCGCTGCAGTCAGCCGGAGATCAGCTGGTGGGGCTGGCGCAACGCTGATGACGAGTACCTCGTAACCTCCATCGCCAAAGCCTGTGCCTTGAACCCTGgacagaggctggcaggggggacCCCGCACTCTGGGCTCAGCGACGGGAACGAGGCCTGTGATGCTGGTTTTG ATTCATCTCTGACTGCGTGCTCAAGTGTGGAGAGTTCAGCGacacctcagaagctgctgatCCTGGATGCCCGGTCCTACACTGCCGCCGTCGCCAACCGAGCTAAGGGAGGAGGCTGTGAATGTGAAG AGTATTACCCAAACTGTGAAGTGGTGTTCATGGGGATGGCCAACATCCATTCCATCCGCAACAGCTTCCAGTACCTGCGGGCTGTCTGCAGTCAGATGCCAGACCCTAGCAA CTGGCTGTCGGCTCTGGAGAGCACCAAGTGGCTGCAGCACCTTTCTGTCATGCTGAAGGCAGCTGTGTTGGTCTCCAATGCTGTTGACCGAGAGGGGCGCCCTGTGCTGGTTCACTGCTCAGACGGCTGGGACAGGACCCCACAGATTGTCACCCTGGCAAAGATCCTTCTGGACCCTTACTACCGGACAATGGAG GGTTTCCAGGTGCTGGTTGAATCAGACTGGCTGGATTATGGCCACAAGTTTGGGGATCGCTGTGGACACCAGGAGAAGGCGGAGGATCAGAACGAGCAGTGCCCCGTTTTCCTGCAGTGGCTGGATTCTGTCCACCAGTTGCTTAAGCAGTTCCCCTGCCTTTTTGAGTTCAATGAAGCTTTCTTG GTGAAATTGGTGCAGCACACCTACTCCTGCCTTTATGGGACCTTCCTGGGGAACAGTCCCTGTGAGCGCGAGATCCACAACATCGCCAAGCGCACCTGCTCAGTCTGGTCCCTCTTGAGAGCCGGCAACAAGAACTTCCACAACCTGCTCTACATGCCTGGTAGCGAACAG GTGCTGCACCCCGTATGCCATGTGCGAGCACTGCACCTCTGGACGGCTGTGTATCTCCCGGCATCCTCCCCGTGCCCCCTTGGAGAAGAGGGCATGGACCTCTACCTGCCTTCTGGATCCCAAAGCCAGGAGTTTAGCAGCAGGTCTCTTGACAG ATTACCAAAGACCAGATCTATGGACGATCTTCTTTCTGCCTGCGATCCCAGCAGCTTGCTGACCCGCACATCAAGTGATCCGAACCTGAACAACCACTGTCAGGATGTCAGGGTCAGCCTGGAGCCCAGGCATCCTGGTGCTGAGGAGACGGCAGCTGGCAAAGAGAGTGTGGGAGAGGAACCTCCCCAGGTGCCTCCacagcagcaggaagaaaaagaagtgcGCCCCTTGCCTGTTGCCAGCGATGGGAACTCTGAAaacaacagaactgaacagccacAGACATCACAAGACCATAGAGGGTCTCAGCAATTAAATGGTGTATCTCCCAAGGTAGAAACTGTAAGTCCAGAAGCAGTGGAAGGTCCCTGCCCCACTCAAAACGCTTCTCAGTTGACAAAGCCTTTGGGGGAAGTGACTGGAACGGATGAGCAGCTTGGAAAGTTCCTCTGCAACGATGCAAAAGACGTTGGCCTGGAATCTAACGGCCCCTTGGACCTTGCAGAGCCCTGCTGCCCTGACACCTCCCTCCAGCCTTCAGTGGGTGGCCCCCGTTGGATTCCACCAGCTCCGAGTGTTCCAAGGCAGGATGCTCCTGGATgccggaaggaggaggaggacggcaAGAGTGGCCGCGTCAGGCATGGGGAAGAGGGCAGCCAGACAGGGAAGGCTCAGCTGGAGTTGTGGCGGAAAGGGATCTCTCAGAGCCAGACGAGCGAATTTTCTTTCCTAGGAGCCAGCTGGGACAGCTTTCAGGGAATGGGGACGTCGCTTCCCGGAGGTGACGTGGGTCCCCGGCGGCTCCTCTCTTATGGCTGCTGCAACAAGAGGCTGAGCAGCAGGCACTTCTGGGCCTCTGGACTGTGCCTCAGTGGTCAGTGGCCTTTGAAAGAGAGTGCAAAGCCCCCTGGCTGCTCCAGCCACTCCGGCACCCACTGCGCAGGCTATGCTGGGAAGTCCAGCAAGGTGTGGCTCCCTTGCCATCTGAAGCAGGCCCTCGGCTCCAAGCACGCACCACCAAGCAGCCCCTCCCCAGTGCCTCCACTCTACCTAGACGACGACGGGCTCCCCTTCCCAACAGACGTGATCCAGCACAGGCTGCGGCAGATCGAGGCCACCTACAAGCAGGAGGTTGAGCAACTACGCAGGCAGGTGCGGGAGCTGCAGCTCAGGCTGGACATTCGCCATTGCTACCCGCCTCCAGCTGAACCGCAAATGGACTACGAAGACGACTTC ACCTGCCTCAAGGAATCGGATGGCAGTGAAAATGAGGACTTCTACTCTGACCACAGTGAAGACTGTCTATCTGAAGCAAGCTGGGAGCCTGTCGATAAAAGGGAAACTGAG GTCACTCGCTGGGTTCCAGACCACATGGCCTCACACTGCTTTAACTGTGACTGTGAGTTCTGGTTAGCCAAACGCAGGCACCACTGCAG GAATTGTGGGAACGTGTTCTGTGCCAGCTGCTGCCACCTGAAGCTGCCCATTCCTGATCAGCAGCTCTATGACCCGGTCCTCGTCTGCAACACCTGTTACGATCACATCCAGGTATCCCGTGCCAGGGAACTTATGAGCCAGCATCTGAAGAAGCCCATTGCCACCGCTTCTAGCTGA
- the MTMR4 gene encoding phosphatidylinositol-3,5-bisphosphate 3-phosphatase MTMR4 isoform X1, with protein sequence MTLPGRVSCSMLNCFGEEGPPSLEYIQAKDLFPHKELIKEEESLQVPFSVLQGEGVEYLGHASDAIIAISNYRLHIKFKDSVINVPLRMMESVESRDMFQLHIVCKDSKVVRCHFSTFKQCQEWLKRLSRAIARPTRPEDLFAFAYHAWCLGVCADEEDQHAHLCRPGDHVKYRFEMELTRMGFDLQNVWRVSDINNNYKLCTSYPQKLLVPVWITDKELENVASFRSWKRIPAVVYRHLRNGAVIARCSQPEISWWGWRNADDEYLVTSIAKACALNPGQRLAGGTPHSGLSDGNEACDAGFDSSLTACSSVESSATPQKLLILDARSYTAAVANRAKGGGCECEEYYPNCEVVFMGMANIHSIRNSFQYLRAVCSQMPDPSNWLSALESTKWLQHLSVMLKAAVLVSNAVDREGRPVLVHCSDGWDRTPQIVTLAKILLDPYYRTMEGFQVLVESDWLDYGHKFGDRCGHQEKAEDQNEQCPVFLQWLDSVHQLLKQFPCLFEFNEAFLVKLVQHTYSCLYGTFLGNSPCEREIHNIAKRTCSVWSLLRAGNKNFHNLLYMPGSEQVLHPVCHVRALHLWTAVYLPASSPCPLGEEGMDLYLPSGSQSQEFSSRSLDRLPKTRSMDDLLSACDPSSLLTRTSSDPNLNNHCQDVRVSLEPRHPGAEETAAGKESVGEEPPQVPPQQQEEKEVRPLPVASDGNSENNRTEQPQTSQDHRGSQQLNGVSPKVETVSPEAVEGPCPTQNASQLTKPLGEVTGTDEQLGKFLCNDAKDVGLESNGPLDLAEPCCPDTSLQPSVGGPRWIPPAPSVPRQDAPGCRKEEEDGKSGRVRHGEEGSQTGKAQLELWRKGISQSQTSEFSFLGASWDSFQGMGTSLPGGDVGPRRLLSYGCCNKRLSSRHFWASGLCLSGQWPLKESAKPPGCSSHSGTHCAGYAGKSSKVWLPCHLKQALGSKHAPPSSPSPVPPLYLDDDGLPFPTDVIQHRLRQIEATYKQEVEQLRRQVRELQLRLDIRHCYPPPAEPQMDYEDDFTCLKESDGSENEDFYSDHSEDCLSEASWEPVDKRETEVTRWVPDHMASHCFNCDCEFWLAKRRHHCRNCGNVFCASCCHLKLPIPDQQLYDPVLVCNTCYDHIQVSRARELMSQHLKKPIATASS encoded by the exons GTGCCATTTTTCTACTTTTAAGCAATGCCAGGAGTGGCTGAAAAGGCTGAGCCGAGCCATCGCTCGCCCTACCAGGCCGGAAGACCTGTTTGCGTTTGCTTACCATGCCTGGTGCTTGGGGGTTTGTGCTGATGAGGAGGACCAGCATGCCCACCTCTGCCGCCCTG GAGACCACGTGAAATACCGCTTTGAGATGGAGCTAACTCGGATGGGCTTTGACTTGCAAAATGTGTGGAGGGTTTCTGACATCAATAACAACTACAA GTTGTGCACCAGCTACCCTCAGAAACTCCTGGTTCCTGTTTGGATCACTGACAAGGAGCTGGAGAACGTGGCTTCCTTTCGATCGTGGAAGCGAATTCCAGCAGTTGTGTATAG ACATTTGCGCAACGGGGCGGTGATTGCGCGCTGCAGTCAGCCGGAGATCAGCTGGTGGGGCTGGCGCAACGCTGATGACGAGTACCTCGTAACCTCCATCGCCAAAGCCTGTGCCTTGAACCCTGgacagaggctggcaggggggacCCCGCACTCTGGGCTCAGCGACGGGAACGAGGCCTGTGATGCTGGTTTTG ATTCATCTCTGACTGCGTGCTCAAGTGTGGAGAGTTCAGCGacacctcagaagctgctgatCCTGGATGCCCGGTCCTACACTGCCGCCGTCGCCAACCGAGCTAAGGGAGGAGGCTGTGAATGTGAAG AGTATTACCCAAACTGTGAAGTGGTGTTCATGGGGATGGCCAACATCCATTCCATCCGCAACAGCTTCCAGTACCTGCGGGCTGTCTGCAGTCAGATGCCAGACCCTAGCAA CTGGCTGTCGGCTCTGGAGAGCACCAAGTGGCTGCAGCACCTTTCTGTCATGCTGAAGGCAGCTGTGTTGGTCTCCAATGCTGTTGACCGAGAGGGGCGCCCTGTGCTGGTTCACTGCTCAGACGGCTGGGACAGGACCCCACAGATTGTCACCCTGGCAAAGATCCTTCTGGACCCTTACTACCGGACAATGGAG GGTTTCCAGGTGCTGGTTGAATCAGACTGGCTGGATTATGGCCACAAGTTTGGGGATCGCTGTGGACACCAGGAGAAGGCGGAGGATCAGAACGAGCAGTGCCCCGTTTTCCTGCAGTGGCTGGATTCTGTCCACCAGTTGCTTAAGCAGTTCCCCTGCCTTTTTGAGTTCAATGAAGCTTTCTTG GTGAAATTGGTGCAGCACACCTACTCCTGCCTTTATGGGACCTTCCTGGGGAACAGTCCCTGTGAGCGCGAGATCCACAACATCGCCAAGCGCACCTGCTCAGTCTGGTCCCTCTTGAGAGCCGGCAACAAGAACTTCCACAACCTGCTCTACATGCCTGGTAGCGAACAG GTGCTGCACCCCGTATGCCATGTGCGAGCACTGCACCTCTGGACGGCTGTGTATCTCCCGGCATCCTCCCCGTGCCCCCTTGGAGAAGAGGGCATGGACCTCTACCTGCCTTCTGGATCCCAAAGCCAGGAGTTTAGCAGCAGGTCTCTTGACAG ATTACCAAAGACCAGATCTATGGACGATCTTCTTTCTGCCTGCGATCCCAGCAGCTTGCTGACCCGCACATCAAGTGATCCGAACCTGAACAACCACTGTCAGGATGTCAGGGTCAGCCTGGAGCCCAGGCATCCTGGTGCTGAGGAGACGGCAGCTGGCAAAGAGAGTGTGGGAGAGGAACCTCCCCAGGTGCCTCCacagcagcaggaagaaaaagaagtgcGCCCCTTGCCTGTTGCCAGCGATGGGAACTCTGAAaacaacagaactgaacagccacAGACATCACAAGACCATAGAGGGTCTCAGCAATTAAATGGTGTATCTCCCAAGGTAGAAACTGTAAGTCCAGAAGCAGTGGAAGGTCCCTGCCCCACTCAAAACGCTTCTCAGTTGACAAAGCCTTTGGGGGAAGTGACTGGAACGGATGAGCAGCTTGGAAAGTTCCTCTGCAACGATGCAAAAGACGTTGGCCTGGAATCTAACGGCCCCTTGGACCTTGCAGAGCCCTGCTGCCCTGACACCTCCCTCCAGCCTTCAGTGGGTGGCCCCCGTTGGATTCCACCAGCTCCGAGTGTTCCAAGGCAGGATGCTCCTGGATgccggaaggaggaggaggacggcaAGAGTGGCCGCGTCAGGCATGGGGAAGAGGGCAGCCAGACAGGGAAGGCTCAGCTGGAGTTGTGGCGGAAAGGGATCTCTCAGAGCCAGACGAGCGAATTTTCTTTCCTAGGAGCCAGCTGGGACAGCTTTCAGGGAATGGGGACGTCGCTTCCCGGAGGTGACGTGGGTCCCCGGCGGCTCCTCTCTTATGGCTGCTGCAACAAGAGGCTGAGCAGCAGGCACTTCTGGGCCTCTGGACTGTGCCTCAGTGGTCAGTGGCCTTTGAAAGAGAGTGCAAAGCCCCCTGGCTGCTCCAGCCACTCCGGCACCCACTGCGCAGGCTATGCTGGGAAGTCCAGCAAGGTGTGGCTCCCTTGCCATCTGAAGCAGGCCCTCGGCTCCAAGCACGCACCACCAAGCAGCCCCTCCCCAGTGCCTCCACTCTACCTAGACGACGACGGGCTCCCCTTCCCAACAGACGTGATCCAGCACAGGCTGCGGCAGATCGAGGCCACCTACAAGCAGGAGGTTGAGCAACTACGCAGGCAGGTGCGGGAGCTGCAGCTCAGGCTGGACATTCGCCATTGCTACCCGCCTCCAGCTGAACCGCAAATGGACTACGAAGACGACTTC ACCTGCCTCAAGGAATCGGATGGCAGTGAAAATGAGGACTTCTACTCTGACCACAGTGAAGACTGTCTATCTGAAGCAAGCTGGGAGCCTGTCGATAAAAGGGAAACTGAG GTCACTCGCTGGGTTCCAGACCACATGGCCTCACACTGCTTTAACTGTGACTGTGAGTTCTGGTTAGCCAAACGCAGGCACCACTGCAG GAATTGTGGGAACGTGTTCTGTGCCAGCTGCTGCCACCTGAAGCTGCCCATTCCTGATCAGCAGCTCTATGACCCGGTCCTCGTCTGCAACACCTGTTACGATCACATCCAGGTATCCCGTGCCAGGGAACTTATGAGCCAGCATCTGAAGAAGCCCATTGCCACCGCTTCTAGCTGA